One region of Mycolicibacterium lutetiense genomic DNA includes:
- a CDS encoding amidohydrolase family protein — protein MSAGPAISTATADPTQTRYSLANGCYTINAPTGPLAPTAGPYRMHATALGEYLLYGRNGDLLNASLQSVNTVRTPALTSVWRVDGSGASGFILTNTATRGSTPVTFVPAAGCAEYPEADDGTTGMPVPSVAPDGSIVGTIDTHVHVTAYEFMGGNFHCGRPWHPLGAPYALPDCSQYRGGTNGLVASFLDYGEPFHATDTRGWPTFRDWPRPSVLSTEGTYWTSIERTWKAGLRMMTVDLVDNESLCMLMTSRRNQCNDMTSVRTQAASLRALQDYIDAQAGGPGQGFFRIVTDPASARRVAASGKLAVMLGMEVSDAMNCGVVLGVPKCGPGDVDRWLAELRNLGVSSFFPIHKFDNAFGGTKMDSDATGLLVNAGNFMQTGTFWNVQSCTGPEHDNTQPSVPLAGNINQFLARLVGPLIGGASLPLYAPGPHCNVRRLTAMGNYLINAMMDQGFLIEVDHLDEVTADEVMSIIERRQYPGVVSSHSWGSDRTIQRVYAVGGFATPYAGPAASAIGAWRQYRAMPRPSSDFGFGFGSDMNGLAPQGGPLGAGVVTYPFTSHDGQVTFDRERWGERTFDINTDGTATYGSYADWLEAIRVLGGPQIMTDMFNGAEVYLRLWERVRGG, from the coding sequence GTGAGCGCCGGACCCGCAATCAGCACGGCCACGGCCGACCCCACACAGACGCGCTATTCGCTGGCGAACGGCTGTTACACGATCAACGCTCCGACCGGGCCGCTGGCGCCGACCGCCGGACCGTACCGGATGCACGCGACAGCGCTCGGTGAATACCTGCTCTACGGCCGCAACGGTGATCTGCTCAACGCATCGTTGCAGTCGGTCAATACCGTGCGCACGCCGGCCCTGACATCGGTGTGGCGCGTGGACGGTTCCGGCGCAAGCGGATTCATCCTCACCAATACCGCCACCCGGGGTAGCACTCCTGTCACCTTCGTGCCGGCGGCCGGGTGCGCGGAGTACCCCGAGGCTGACGACGGGACCACCGGCATGCCGGTGCCGAGCGTCGCCCCGGACGGGTCGATCGTCGGAACGATCGATACGCATGTGCACGTCACCGCCTACGAGTTCATGGGCGGCAACTTCCACTGCGGACGGCCCTGGCATCCCCTCGGCGCGCCCTACGCGCTGCCCGATTGTTCCCAGTACCGCGGCGGCACCAACGGCCTGGTCGCCAGTTTCCTCGACTACGGCGAACCGTTCCACGCCACCGACACTCGCGGTTGGCCGACCTTCCGCGACTGGCCCAGGCCGTCCGTGCTCAGCACCGAGGGCACCTACTGGACCAGTATCGAGCGGACCTGGAAAGCCGGCCTGCGCATGATGACCGTCGACCTGGTCGACAACGAATCGCTGTGCATGCTGATGACCAGCCGTCGAAACCAATGCAACGACATGACTTCCGTGCGGACCCAGGCAGCGAGCCTGCGCGCACTGCAGGACTACATCGATGCCCAGGCCGGCGGGCCAGGGCAAGGGTTCTTCCGCATCGTCACCGATCCCGCCTCAGCGCGCCGGGTCGCCGCATCCGGCAAGCTCGCCGTGATGCTCGGTATGGAAGTGTCCGACGCGATGAATTGCGGTGTGGTGCTGGGCGTGCCGAAATGTGGGCCGGGCGATGTCGACCGCTGGCTCGCAGAACTCCGGAATCTCGGTGTCAGTAGCTTCTTCCCGATCCACAAGTTCGACAACGCGTTCGGCGGCACCAAGATGGACAGCGATGCCACCGGCCTCTTGGTGAACGCGGGCAACTTCATGCAGACCGGCACATTCTGGAATGTCCAGTCCTGCACCGGTCCCGAACACGACAACACTCAGCCCTCGGTGCCGCTGGCCGGCAACATCAATCAATTCCTGGCCAGGCTCGTCGGACCCCTGATCGGCGGTGCATCGCTGCCGCTCTATGCCCCCGGGCCCCACTGCAACGTCCGCCGTCTGACAGCGATGGGCAATTACCTGATCAACGCCATGATGGACCAGGGCTTTCTCATCGAGGTCGACCACCTGGACGAGGTCACCGCCGACGAGGTCATGAGCATCATCGAACGGCGGCAGTATCCCGGCGTGGTGTCCTCGCACAGCTGGGGCTCAGATCGCACCATCCAACGTGTCTACGCCGTAGGCGGTTTCGCCACCCCGTACGCCGGTCCAGCCGCAAGTGCCATCGGCGCCTGGCGCCAGTACCGGGCCATGCCGCGCCCGAGCTCGGACTTCGGTTTCGGCTTCGGTTCCGACATGAACGGCCTGGCACCCCAGGGCGGGCCACTCGGCGCCGGCGTCGTCACGTACCCGTTCACCTCACACGACGGTCAGGTGACCTTCGACCGGGAACGTTGGGGCGAGCGCACTTTCGATATCAACACCGATGGCACCGCCACCTACGGCAGCTACGCGGACTGGCTCGAAGCGATCCGCGTCCTCGGCGGGCCGCAGATCATGACCGACATGTTCAACGGCGCGGAGGTCTATCTGCGGCTGTGGGAACGGGTGCGAGGCGGATAG
- the ppk2 gene encoding polyphosphate kinase 2, with product MTLDITGYTIRDDDDDDPVLLLEPGGEVVDTWRENYPYDERMSRLEYEEQKRLLQIELLKLQKWSQGNGLRHVIVFEGRDAAGKGGTIKRFMEHLNPRGARVVALEKPTERERTQWYFQRYVQHLPAAGEIVLFDRSWYNRAGVERVMGYCSPKQHAEFIRQTPLFEQMLVNDGISLTKLWFSVTQSEQRTRFTIRQVDPVRQWKLSPTDLASLDKWDDYTAAKEEMFAWTDTETAPWTVVKSNDKKRARINAMRYVLGKFDYDNKDFEVVGHADPLIVGRALSD from the coding sequence GTGACTCTCGACATCACCGGCTACACGATCCGTGACGACGACGATGACGACCCCGTGCTGCTGCTGGAACCCGGCGGCGAGGTCGTCGACACCTGGCGTGAGAACTACCCGTACGACGAGCGCATGAGCCGCCTCGAGTACGAGGAGCAGAAGCGGCTTCTGCAGATCGAACTGCTGAAGCTGCAGAAGTGGAGCCAGGGCAACGGGCTGAGGCACGTCATCGTGTTCGAGGGACGCGACGCGGCCGGCAAGGGCGGCACCATCAAGCGGTTCATGGAGCACCTCAACCCCCGCGGAGCCCGCGTCGTCGCACTGGAGAAACCCACCGAAAGAGAACGCACTCAGTGGTACTTCCAGCGGTACGTGCAGCATCTGCCCGCCGCCGGTGAGATCGTCCTGTTCGATCGCTCCTGGTACAACCGCGCCGGTGTGGAGCGGGTGATGGGCTACTGCTCGCCCAAGCAGCACGCCGAGTTCATCCGTCAAACCCCGTTGTTCGAGCAGATGCTGGTCAACGACGGCATCAGCCTGACCAAACTGTGGTTCTCCGTCACACAATCCGAGCAGCGCACCCGGTTCACCATCCGCCAGGTCGACCCCGTGCGGCAGTGGAAACTCTCACCCACCGACCTCGCATCGCTGGACAAATGGGACGACTACACCGCGGCCAAGGAAGAGATGTTCGCCTGGACCGACACCGAAACGGCGCCCTGGACCGTGGTCAAGAGCAACGACAAGAAACGCGCCCGCATCAACGCCATGCGCTACGTGCTCGGTAAGTTCGATTACGACAACAAGGATTTTGAGGTGGTCGGCCACGCCGATCCGCTGATCGTTGGGCGCGCGCTGTCGGACTGA
- a CDS encoding aldehyde dehydrogenase family protein, which yields MTATPDVDLTGEFTGTGTIHNPATGAVAGQVTWTDAADVPRIAAGLREAQKEWEARGAKGRAKVLSRYAVWLGDHRDEIEKLLIAETGKSAMDAAQEVPLLIMILSYYIKVVEKAMTPDSRPAPLPFLSIKKIAVHYRPRPVIGIIAPWNYPVANAMMDAIGALAAGCAVLLKPSERTPLTAEVLLRGWLDSGAPEVFALAQGARAVSEAVIDNSDYIQFTGSSATGTKVMERAARRLTPVSLELGGKDPMIVLEDADVELAANAAVWGAMFNAGQTCVSVERVYALEPVYDQFVAATVRAVENLKMGTGEGYHFGSQIDESQVAITERHVNAAVAAGAKALTGGKRPEGGGSFFEPTVLVDVDHSMACMSEETFGPTLPIMKVSSVEEAVRLANDSPYGLSASVFSKDVERAKAIALQLDCGAVNVNDVISNLMCTTAPMGGWKTSGIGARFGGVDGVRKFCKQETVVVPRTNVGAGGSYYNNSEKALARMNKLMTKLSLARPRRKAK from the coding sequence ATGACAGCGACGCCTGATGTTGATCTGACCGGAGAGTTCACCGGTACCGGAACCATCCACAACCCCGCGACCGGCGCCGTCGCCGGCCAGGTGACCTGGACCGATGCCGCCGACGTGCCACGTATCGCGGCCGGCCTGCGCGAAGCGCAAAAGGAGTGGGAAGCCCGCGGCGCCAAGGGGCGCGCCAAGGTGCTGTCCCGCTACGCGGTGTGGCTGGGGGACCACCGCGACGAGATCGAGAAACTCCTGATCGCCGAGACCGGTAAGTCGGCCATGGACGCCGCGCAGGAGGTCCCGCTGCTGATCATGATCCTGTCGTACTACATCAAGGTGGTCGAGAAGGCGATGACGCCTGACTCCCGCCCGGCTCCGCTGCCCTTCCTGTCCATCAAGAAGATCGCCGTGCATTACCGGCCGCGTCCCGTCATCGGGATTATCGCGCCGTGGAACTACCCCGTCGCCAACGCCATGATGGACGCCATCGGCGCCCTGGCCGCCGGCTGCGCGGTGCTGCTCAAGCCGTCCGAGCGCACCCCGCTGACCGCCGAGGTACTGCTGCGCGGCTGGCTGGACTCCGGTGCACCCGAGGTATTTGCTTTGGCGCAGGGTGCGCGTGCGGTGTCGGAGGCCGTCATCGACAACTCCGACTACATCCAGTTCACCGGTTCCAGCGCGACGGGCACCAAGGTGATGGAGCGTGCCGCCCGCCGTCTGACCCCGGTGAGCCTGGAGCTCGGCGGCAAGGACCCGATGATCGTGCTGGAAGACGCCGACGTCGAGCTGGCCGCCAACGCCGCGGTGTGGGGCGCGATGTTCAACGCCGGCCAGACCTGTGTGTCCGTCGAGCGCGTGTATGCGCTTGAGCCCGTCTATGACCAGTTCGTCGCGGCCACCGTGCGTGCGGTGGAGAACCTCAAGATGGGCACCGGCGAGGGCTACCACTTCGGATCGCAGATCGACGAGAGCCAGGTGGCGATCACCGAACGCCACGTCAACGCGGCCGTCGCCGCCGGCGCGAAGGCGCTGACCGGAGGCAAGCGTCCCGAGGGCGGCGGCAGCTTCTTCGAGCCGACCGTCCTTGTCGACGTCGACCACTCGATGGCCTGCATGAGCGAGGAGACCTTCGGTCCGACACTGCCGATCATGAAGGTGTCCTCGGTCGAGGAGGCCGTCCGCCTGGCCAACGACAGCCCGTACGGCCTGAGCGCCTCGGTCTTCTCCAAGGACGTCGAGCGAGCCAAAGCGATTGCGCTACAGCTCGATTGTGGTGCGGTCAACGTCAACGACGTCATCTCCAACCTGATGTGCACCACCGCACCGATGGGCGGCTGGAAGACCTCGGGCATCGGTGCCCGCTTCGGCGGTGTCGACGGGGTGCGCAAGTTCTGCAAGCAGGAGACCGTGGTGGTGCCGCGCACCAACGTCGGCGCCGGCGGCAGCTACTACAACAACTCGGAGAAGGCGCTGGCCCGGATGAACAAGCTGATGACCAAGCTGTCGTTGGCACGCCCGCGCCGTAAAGCCAAGTAA
- a CDS encoding phosphatase PAP2 family protein — MIARWWPLVGLTAMVLLGWAVRTGPVPIDDRFQHVGDELGSYRDVFLVFSTPLVVVAALLVGIVVALRRHRKRLALAMVVSPLVAITVVRVIKPIFGREKGGALAYPSGHTTFLVAVTSLLVLLAGMRLWALVAAVSVVLLGMFGLSMTFHYFTDTVGGVLLGTSVVGIAAIFARDEHHDGVGSASLDVR, encoded by the coding sequence GTGATCGCCCGGTGGTGGCCGCTGGTCGGCCTCACCGCCATGGTGCTGCTCGGCTGGGCGGTACGCACCGGGCCGGTGCCGATCGATGACCGGTTTCAGCACGTCGGGGACGAGCTCGGTTCGTATCGGGACGTCTTTCTGGTGTTCAGCACGCCGTTGGTGGTGGTGGCCGCCTTGCTGGTCGGCATCGTCGTGGCGCTGCGGCGACACCGGAAACGGTTGGCGCTCGCCATGGTGGTGAGCCCGCTGGTGGCGATCACTGTGGTGCGCGTGATCAAGCCGATCTTCGGCAGGGAGAAGGGTGGCGCGCTGGCCTATCCCAGCGGCCACACCACCTTCCTCGTCGCGGTGACGAGCCTGCTCGTGCTGCTGGCCGGGATGCGGCTGTGGGCGCTGGTCGCGGCGGTCAGCGTCGTCCTGCTCGGCATGTTCGGCCTGTCGATGACCTTTCACTACTTCACCGACACCGTGGGCGGGGTGCTGCTGGGCACCTCGGTGGTGGGTATCGCCGCGATTTTCGCCCGCGATGAGCACCATGACGGGGTGGGTAGCGCCTCGCTCGACGTTCGCTGA
- a CDS encoding mycothiol transferase: protein MSAADSDADSGAVRELLRDAFTRLIEHVDDLTDDLTEEVSSYRPTPQANSIAWLIWHSARCQDLQLCDIAGIEQVWTRDGWKDRFGLDLPSDDIGYGHSPEDVAKVHAPADLLAGYYLAVHKATLAYIAGVTASELGRIVDTRWNPPVTASARLVSIIDDCAQHLGQAAYLRGIIP, encoded by the coding sequence ATGAGTGCCGCTGATTCCGACGCTGATTCCGGTGCCGTCCGCGAATTACTGCGCGACGCATTCACCCGGCTCATCGAGCATGTCGACGATCTCACCGACGATCTCACCGAGGAGGTGTCGAGTTACCGGCCCACCCCGCAGGCCAACAGCATCGCCTGGCTGATCTGGCACAGCGCCCGCTGCCAGGACCTGCAGTTGTGCGACATCGCCGGGATCGAGCAGGTGTGGACCAGGGACGGCTGGAAGGACCGGTTCGGGCTCGACCTGCCGAGCGACGACATCGGGTACGGCCACAGCCCCGAGGACGTGGCGAAGGTGCATGCCCCGGCCGACCTGCTGGCCGGCTACTACCTGGCCGTGCACAAGGCGACGCTGGCCTACATCGCCGGGGTGACGGCCTCCGAACTCGGCCGCATCGTCGATACCCGGTGGAACCCCCCGGTGACGGCGAGCGCACGGCTGGTCAGCATCATCGACGATTGCGCCCAGCATCTGGGCCAGGCGGCGTATCTGCGCGGCATCATCCCGTGA
- a CDS encoding serine/threonine-protein kinase — protein sequence MPLNTGDVFAGYTIRRLLGSGGMGEVYLAQHPRLPRQDALKIMPASLTGDAQYRDRFNREADIAASLWHPHIVGLHDRGEYEGQLWIAMDYVDGTDAARHVRERHPGGVPLRDAVEIVTAIAEALDYAHERNLLHRDVKPANILLTGPEAARRRILLADFGVARRIDDISGITSTNMAVGSMAYSAPEQLLGQPVDGRADQYALAASTFQLLSGHSPFHHSNPAVVISRQLNELPPSLGTERPELAYLDEVMLKGMAKDRAGRYPRCSDFAKALANARPPATQATPIMQRPPTPQPPQPVSSEPPRVITAPTFTATARPPVAGTPHPSPYWSGPSPIPQPRRPQKSGAARVVVPSVLAVLLVCTIGFAISQFVRDAPVAQTTPSWQPYVDAAQTFALHSVTVSADTVDTDLAIIMDGATDEFRADLQNQASQIKQKTKDLGVMTDGTITGAGIESLFSEKAVVLVTVDTKVTVTTNRVGVVSMQRARVTVEHVDGSYKASKLEFVN from the coding sequence ATGCCGTTGAATACCGGTGACGTGTTCGCCGGGTACACGATTCGACGTCTGCTCGGTTCAGGCGGCATGGGCGAGGTCTATCTGGCCCAGCATCCGCGACTCCCCCGCCAGGACGCGCTGAAGATCATGCCTGCCTCGTTGACCGGTGACGCGCAGTACCGCGACCGGTTCAATCGCGAAGCCGACATCGCCGCCTCGCTCTGGCATCCCCACATCGTCGGCCTGCATGATCGCGGCGAGTACGAGGGGCAGCTGTGGATCGCGATGGACTACGTCGACGGCACCGACGCCGCGCGACACGTGCGTGAGCGTCACCCCGGCGGGGTGCCCCTGCGCGACGCGGTCGAGATCGTCACCGCCATCGCCGAGGCGCTCGACTACGCCCACGAACGCAACCTGCTGCACCGCGACGTGAAGCCGGCCAACATCCTGCTGACCGGCCCGGAAGCGGCTCGTCGCCGAATCCTGTTGGCCGACTTCGGTGTTGCCCGTCGAATCGACGACATCAGCGGCATCACCTCCACGAACATGGCCGTCGGCTCCATGGCCTACTCCGCTCCCGAGCAGCTCCTCGGCCAGCCGGTGGATGGGCGCGCCGACCAGTACGCGTTGGCGGCCAGCACATTTCAGCTACTGTCCGGGCACTCGCCGTTCCATCACTCCAACCCGGCCGTGGTGATCAGCAGGCAACTCAACGAGCTTCCGCCGAGCCTGGGCACCGAACGCCCCGAACTGGCCTACCTGGACGAGGTGATGCTCAAGGGGATGGCCAAGGACCGGGCCGGCCGCTACCCGCGGTGCAGCGATTTCGCCAAGGCGCTGGCCAATGCCCGGCCGCCGGCCACGCAGGCAACCCCGATCATGCAGCGGCCCCCCACGCCGCAACCGCCGCAACCGGTCTCATCCGAGCCCCCGAGGGTCATCACAGCCCCGACGTTCACCGCAACCGCTCGCCCCCCGGTGGCCGGCACGCCGCACCCCTCCCCGTACTGGTCGGGGCCGAGCCCGATCCCACAGCCTCGGCGCCCCCAAAAGAGCGGTGCGGCAAGGGTTGTGGTGCCCAGCGTGCTGGCGGTGCTCCTGGTGTGCACCATCGGTTTCGCGATCAGCCAGTTCGTCCGCGATGCCCCGGTGGCGCAAACCACCCCGTCGTGGCAGCCGTACGTGGACGCCGCCCAGACCTTCGCGCTGCATTCCGTCACGGTGAGCGCAGACACCGTCGATACCGATCTCGCGATAATCATGGACGGCGCCACCGACGAGTTCCGCGCCGACCTGCAGAACCAGGCTTCTCAGATCAAACAGAAGACCAAGGACCTGGGCGTCATGACCGACGGAACCATCACCGGAGCCGGCATCGAATCGTTGTTCTCCGAGAAAGCCGTCGTACTCGTCACCGTCGACACCAAGGTGACCGTCACGACCAACCGGGTCGGTGTGGTTTCGATGCAACGGGCCAGGGTCACCGTTGAGCACGTCGACGGCAGCTACAAGGCCTCGAAGCTGGAGTTCGTGAACTGA
- a CDS encoding nuclear transport factor 2 family protein, whose amino-acid sequence MGTGTRGWMLSVVALVVGIVITAGLGFWQLSVKSAPAPAPIADDGQVREQVTDFVATNVVKVLSFTPTTGRGEIDAVTEVLTGSAVEDYRKRIRAKAANVTLHVTVRNTGVESLTADDAKVVAFVDQRSETAGGPSTNDALAYRVSLTRVDGDWRISELEQL is encoded by the coding sequence ATGGGCACAGGCACGCGAGGCTGGATGCTGTCGGTCGTCGCCCTCGTCGTGGGGATCGTCATCACCGCCGGCCTGGGGTTCTGGCAATTGTCGGTCAAGAGCGCACCGGCGCCTGCGCCGATCGCCGACGACGGCCAGGTGCGCGAGCAGGTCACCGATTTCGTGGCGACCAATGTGGTCAAGGTGCTGAGCTTCACCCCGACGACCGGCCGGGGTGAGATCGATGCGGTCACCGAAGTGCTGACCGGTTCCGCCGTCGAGGACTACCGGAAGCGGATCCGCGCGAAGGCTGCCAACGTCACCCTGCACGTGACGGTCCGCAACACCGGAGTGGAATCGTTGACGGCCGACGACGCCAAGGTGGTGGCGTTCGTCGACCAGCGTTCCGAGACCGCCGGTGGTCCGTCGACCAATGACGCGTTGGCCTACCGGGTCAGCCTGACCCGCGTCGACGGCGACTGGCGGATCTCGGAGCTGGAACAGCTCTAG
- a CDS encoding VOC family protein → MIDHFGINCTDWAKSKEFYDSVLGVLGYSRQLDYQVAIGYGSEGKPDFWIADASAGDAGGPNREIHVAFHAADTEAVRAFYDAALSLGAESLHAPRLWPEYHPGYFGAFVRDPDGNNVEAVFHGAAPQ, encoded by the coding sequence GTGATCGATCACTTCGGAATCAACTGCACCGACTGGGCCAAATCGAAGGAGTTCTACGACTCCGTGCTGGGCGTACTCGGCTACAGCCGACAACTGGACTACCAGGTTGCCATCGGCTACGGCAGTGAAGGCAAACCCGACTTCTGGATCGCCGATGCCAGTGCCGGCGACGCCGGCGGGCCCAACCGGGAAATCCACGTGGCGTTTCATGCGGCCGACACCGAGGCCGTGCGGGCGTTCTACGACGCGGCCCTGAGCTTGGGTGCCGAGTCGCTGCACGCGCCACGCCTGTGGCCCGAATACCACCCGGGCTACTTCGGCGCATTCGTCCGCGATCCCGACGGAAACAACGTCGAGGCGGTGTTCCACGGGGCGGCGCCGCAGTAG
- a CDS encoding N-acyl-D-amino-acid deacylase family protein, with product MTYDLCIRGGTIVDGLGGEPYVGDVAVRDGVIVEVGTGAGSIDTPADREIDATGLLVTPGFVDLHTHYDGQAIWSQRLNPSSAHGVTTAVMGNCGVGFAPCRAGDHDVLVDVMAGVEDIPGVVMVDGLPWTWETFPEFLDALGARQLDIDVAAFLPHSPLRVYVMGQRGIDREPANTEDLALMRKLAAEAVHSGALGFASSRLTIHKTESGRPIPSYDAGYAEIEAIARGVDDAGGGLIQFVPDLVAGDYEPALQTVFDVAADVGLPVTFTLAIGNAGPAFFEDALRMVEKANQNAGADGPQVTAQIFPRPIGLVLGLELSGNPFILYPSYREIAHLPLAERVVEMRKPEVRQQILADSSASDGHPLMFAVQAWDYMYPLGESPDYEPDPANSIGARARARGVDPLEEAYDRLLDDGGHAMLLVTLANFRDNSLDTVAELLRRDDVVLGLGDGGAHYGMICDASFPTYLLTHWVRDRDRGTLSVADAVRELTSVPARVSGLSDRGRIALGYKADLNVIDHAGLRLHRPVVAYDLPGGGRRLDQTADGYVATVVSGEVIAENGVPTDARPGRLVRGRQSAPA from the coding sequence GTGACCTACGACTTGTGTATCCGCGGCGGCACCATCGTCGACGGCCTGGGTGGTGAACCGTACGTGGGCGACGTCGCCGTGCGCGACGGCGTCATCGTCGAAGTAGGAACCGGCGCCGGGTCCATCGACACTCCAGCAGACCGCGAGATCGACGCCACCGGACTGTTGGTCACCCCCGGTTTCGTCGACCTGCACACGCACTACGACGGTCAGGCGATCTGGTCGCAACGGCTCAACCCCTCGTCGGCACACGGGGTCACCACGGCCGTGATGGGTAACTGCGGCGTCGGGTTCGCGCCCTGCCGCGCGGGAGATCACGACGTTCTCGTGGACGTGATGGCCGGCGTGGAGGACATCCCCGGGGTGGTCATGGTCGACGGTCTGCCGTGGACCTGGGAGACGTTCCCCGAGTTCCTCGACGCCCTTGGGGCCAGACAACTCGATATCGATGTGGCCGCGTTCCTGCCGCACTCGCCGCTGCGGGTGTACGTGATGGGGCAGCGCGGCATCGATCGGGAGCCCGCGAACACCGAGGATCTGGCGCTGATGCGCAAGCTGGCCGCCGAGGCCGTGCACAGCGGCGCACTGGGGTTCGCCTCGTCACGGCTGACCATCCACAAGACCGAGAGCGGGCGGCCCATCCCCAGCTATGACGCCGGCTACGCCGAGATCGAGGCGATCGCCCGGGGCGTCGACGACGCCGGAGGCGGCCTGATCCAGTTCGTGCCGGACCTGGTCGCCGGCGACTACGAACCGGCGCTGCAGACGGTGTTCGACGTGGCCGCCGACGTCGGGTTGCCGGTGACGTTCACGCTGGCGATCGGCAATGCCGGGCCGGCGTTCTTCGAGGACGCCCTGCGCATGGTCGAGAAGGCAAATCAGAATGCCGGTGCCGACGGTCCTCAGGTCACCGCCCAGATCTTCCCGCGCCCGATCGGGCTGGTGCTCGGCCTCGAACTGTCGGGCAACCCGTTCATCCTCTACCCGAGCTACCGCGAGATCGCCCACCTACCGCTCGCCGAGCGGGTGGTCGAGATGCGTAAACCTGAAGTCCGCCAACAGATCCTGGCCGATTCTTCAGCCAGTGACGGGCATCCGCTGATGTTCGCCGTGCAGGCCTGGGACTACATGTATCCGCTGGGCGAATCACCCGACTATGAGCCCGACCCGGCGAATTCCATCGGGGCGCGGGCCCGGGCTCGCGGCGTCGACCCCCTCGAGGAGGCCTATGACCGGCTGCTCGACGACGGCGGTCACGCCATGTTGCTGGTCACGCTCGCCAATTTCCGCGACAACTCACTCGACACCGTCGCCGAGCTGCTCAGGCGCGACGACGTGGTACTCGGCCTGGGTGACGGCGGCGCGCACTACGGCATGATCTGCGACGCCAGTTTCCCCACCTACCTGCTGACGCACTGGGTCCGCGACCGGGACCGGGGCACTCTGAGCGTCGCCGATGCCGTCCGCGAACTGACCTCGGTTCCGGCCAGAGTCTCCGGGCTGTCCGATCGCGGTCGAATTGCGTTGGGCTACAAGGCTGACCTCAACGTCATCGACCATGCGGGGCTGCGGTTGCACCGGCCGGTCGTCGCCTACGACCTGCCCGGGGGCGGACGCCGCCTCGACCAGACCGCGGACGGCTACGTCGCGACCGTCGTGTCCGGTGAGGTCATCGCCGAAAACGGCGTGCCGACCGACGCACGGCCGGGCCGGCTGGTGCGCGGACGCCAATCTGCACCTGCGTAA